A region from the Leishmania panamensis strain MHOM/PA/94/PSC-1 chromosome 20 sequence genome encodes:
- a CDS encoding hypothetical protein (TriTrypDB/GeneDB-style sysID: LpmP.20.4260) — protein sequence MPRQRWNNSGRCESDNSYADPLQQLLARNLQRKGAAAVLSKRRVSQLARPSCISPVAREARRRSELMRSAQELMDLERYERRQLMEVARNRFHVMTCAFFGAAVRNMIACELSERKALFREWQQAQRDMGALIDREFSKLTLMTPHKFKAVCRLIRSETVMRRRLQVTEAQDRDLYAHFMYLEQLKALGSDLNEYRRRIALH from the coding sequence atgccgcggcagcgctggaacAACAGCGGACGCTGCGAGTCGGACAACTCGTACGCCGATCCCTTGCAACAGCTCCTTGCACGCAACCtacagagaaagggagcCGCAGCTGTGCTGAGCAAGAGGAGGGTGTCACAGCTTGCACGCCCGTCCTGCATCAGCCCTGTTGCTCGAGAGGCGCGTCGCCGAAGCGAACTCATGCGCTCGGCACAGGAGTTGATGGATCTGGAGCGATACGAACGCCGCCAGCTGATGGAAGTGGCGAGGAATCGTTTTCACGTTATGACGTGCGCCTTCTTTGGAGCCGCCGTAAGGAATATGATCGCATGTGAGCTTAGCGAGCGAAAAGCGCTGTTCCGTGAATGGCAGCAGGCACAGCGCGATATGGGGGCATTAATAGACCGTGAGTTCTCGAAGCTCACACTGATGACGCCGCATAAGTTCAAGGCAGTCTGTCGGCTAATCCGTTCCGAGACTGTCATGCGCAGGAGACTTCAAGTGACCGAAGCGCAGGACCGAGATTTGTACGCGCATTTCATGTACCTCGAGCAACTGAAGGCACTGGGGAGCGACTTGAACGAGTACCGTCGCCGTATTGCGCTGCATTAG